Genomic segment of Mycobacterium sp. 050128:
TAATGCACACCCCTATTTGCGACGAACTCGGCATCGAGTTCCCGATCTTCGCCTTCACGCACTGTCGCGATGTCGTGGTGGCGGTCAGCAAGGCCGGGGGGTTCGGCGTGCTCGGAGCGGTGGGCTTCACGCCCGAGCAGCTCGAGATCGAGCTCAACTGGATTGACGAGAACATCGGCGACCATCCATACGGCGTCGACATCGTGATCCCGAACAAGTACGAGGGCATGGACTCGGGCCAGTCCGCAGAAGAACTCGCCGAGACGCTGCGCAAGATGGTTCCGCAGGAGCACCTGGACTTCGGCAAGAAGATCCTCGCCGACCACGGCGTGCCGATCGAGGACAGCGACGGCGACACCCTGCAGCTGCTCGGGTGGACCGAGGCAACGGCCACGCCGCAGGTCGAGGTGGCGCTCAAGCACCCGAAGGTGAAGATGATCGCCAACGCGCTGGGCACCCCGCCGGCGGACATGATCAAGCACATTCACGAGGCCGGACTCAAGGTGGCCGCGCTGTGCGGCTCCCCCTCGCAGGCGCGCAAGCACGCCGATGCCGGCGTCGACATCATCATCGCCCAGGGCGGCGAGGCCGGCGGGCACTGCGGCGAGGTCGGCTCGATCGTGCTGTGGCCGCAGGTTGTCAAGGAGGTGGCCCCGGTCCCCGTTCTCGGCGCCGGCGGCATCGGCAGCGGCCAGCAGATCGCCGCGGCGTTGGCGCTGGGCTGCCAGGGCGCGTGGACCGGCTCGCAGTGGCTGATGGTCGAGGAATCCTCGAACACGCCGGTGCAGCAGGCGGCCTACGTCAAGGCCGGCAGCCGCGACACCGTGCGCAGCCGGTCGTTCACCGGCAAGCCGGCCCGGATGCTGCGCAACGACTGGACCGAGGCGTGGGAGAAGCCGGACAACCCGAAGCCCCTCGGAATGCCGCTGCAGTACATGGTTTCCGGCATGGCCGTGCGCGCCACGAACCGCTACCCCAACGAGTCCGTCGACGTGGCGTTCAACCCGGTCGGTCAGGTCGTCGGGCAGTTCAGCAAGGTGGAGAAGACCTCGACCGTGATCGAGCGCTGGGTGCAGGAGTACCTGGAAGCGACCAACAAGCTCGACGAGCTCAATGAGGCGGCCAGCGTCTGATCGAGGCTAGTCCTCGTCGACCTCGTCTACGTCGTACTTGCCGCCGGTAAAGACTTCCTTGGTTCGTTCCACCGCGTGAGTCGCGATGTCGATCGAGTTCTCGACGATGCCGCTGACCCCACCCTTGAGGTCGCCGCGGATGATGTCGCCGGCGTTTTCGACGATGTCCGAAGCCTTTTCGACGGCATTGGTCGCGATGTCCTTGACCGCGTCCACGGCGTCTCTGGGGTTGACCGCCACCGGAATCTCCTATCGTTGCGGGACTTGGAAAGAACTTCGGTACGACTTTAGAGGGTCAGTAATTGACCAGCGAGCGCCAATAGTCCTCGGGGATCTCGGCGCCGGAGCGCAGGATTCGCGCCAGCCCGACGGCCATCGCGATCCCGAGCAGACCCAGCCATAGCCCCGCCAACCCGATCACCGCCCAGAGCGCGGCGGTGACGGCGGGCCACGGCGACAAGACCGCGAGCACCGGAGCGAAGAAGAAGCCCGTCCCGATGTACCAGGCCGAGCCGGCCCGGTCGGACGCCAGCACGAAACGCAGCCACCGGGGTATCGGACTGTGCGCCGGCCGACGTTCGCGCATGATCGTCATCCCGAAGGCGGGAAGAACCCCGCGCCGGTAAACCATCCCTCTTGCCACCCTTGCGCGCCCAGGCAGAGCATCGGCAGTCCGCGGTCCGACTGCGCCGCGGTCTGCGGACCCGGGCACTTGGCGCCGGCCTGCTGTACTCCGTACAGCGGGTACGAGATCACCCAGTAGCCGGTGGTCGCCGGCGGGAACTGGTTAGGCGGCGGGAAGTGACAGGCCTCGGCCTGGCCGCTGGGGCCGCGTCCGAAAATGAAGCGTTCGTAGTTGTCGCACGGTGCACCCAGCGAGGCCTGATAGTTCATGTTTGGGACGTCGCCCTCGTAACCGGCTGCCGCCCCCGGCGCCACGCTGATGGCCCCACCCGTGATCGCAGCGACGGCGAGTACCTCGCGAATCATGCGCCTCCCACCCTTCCGTTACCGTCACCTGCCCCTCGGTGCGCCGGTGACCTGGACAAAAGCATATCGATTGTGTCGCGGGCCACAAGGCCCGGCCGACCGGCCGCCGGCTGCGCACCCGCCGCCCGGCGTCGCGGCCGGGCCGTCCGGCGCCGGGACGGCGTCGTCACCACTCATCGCCGCTGAACATGTTGCAATTTGGTCGGTCGATGTTGTGTCAATCCTTCCCAACGGTGGTGTTGCAGTGGTTTATTTGGCACAAGACATACGACTAGAAGACTTCGTATCGAGGAGTGGGGCCTTGTCAACTACTGAGACGACCACCGGGCCGATCCCGAATCTGCCTCCGGGCTTCGATTTCACCGATCCGGACATCCACGCCGAGCGATTGCCGGTGGAGGAATTGGCCGAGCTGCGACGCACCGCGCCGATCTGGTGGAACGAACAGCCCGACGGTTGCGGCGGGTTCGACGACGGCGGCTTCTGGGTGGTCTCCAAACACAAGGACGTCAAAGAGATTTCGCTGCGCAGCGACGTGTTCTCCAGCCTGGAGAACACCGCCTTGCCCCGCTACCGCGAGGGCACGGTCCGCGAGCAGCGCGAGACGGGCAAGTACGTGTTGCTCAACATGGACGCCCCGCAGCACACCCACCTGCGCAAAATCATCTCCCGGGGCTTCACGCCCCGTGCCGTCGAGCGGCTGCGCGAGGACCTGAACGTGCGCGCCCGGCAGATCGTCGAGACCGCGGCCGCCGAAGGCTCCGGCGATTTTGTCGAGCAGGTGTCATGTGAGCTTCCGCTGCAGGCCATCGCGGGGCTGATGGGTGTGCCCCAGGAGGAACGCATGAAGCTGTTCCACTGGTCCAACCAGATGGTCGGCGACCAGGACCCCGAATTCGCCCGCAACGACGCGATGGGCGCCTCGGTCGAACTGATTACCTACGCGATGCAGATGGCCGCGGACCGGGCGCAAAACCCCGGCGAAGACATCGTCACCAAGCTGATCCAGGCCGACGTCGACGGCCACAAGCTCTCCGACGACGAGTTCGGTTTCTTCGTCATCCTGCTGGCGGTGGCCGGCAACGAGACGACCAGGAACTCCATCACCCAGGGCATGATGGCCTTCACCGATTTCCCCGATCAGTGGGAGCTGTACAAGCGGGAACGCCCGGCCACCACGGCCGACGAGATCGTCCGGTGGGCCACCCCGGTCACGTCGTTTCAGCGCACCGCGCTGGAGGACTACGAGCTGTCCGGAGTGCAGATCAAGAAGGGCCAACGGGTGGTAATGGTCTACCGCTCGGCCAATTTCGACGAGGACGTCTTCGAGGACCCGTTCACGTTCAACATCCTGCGCAATCCGAACCCGCACGTGGGATTCGGCGGGACCGGCGCGCACTACTGCATCGGCGCGAACCTGGCGCGCATGACCATCGACCTGATGTTCAACGCGATCGCCGACGCCATGCCCGACATCAAATCCGCCGGTAAGCCGGAGCGGTTGCGATCGGGCTGGCTCAACGGCATCAAGCACTGGCAGGTCGACTACCATACCAACGGGTCCGGGCAGTGCCCTGTCGCCCATTGACACACTGATCTGACCGGGGGTAGTCCTTGCCGACACATCAAGCCGTCCAAATGCGGTCTCCTGGCGGGTCGTTGGAACTGGCAGAGGTTCAGACGAAACCACCCGGCCGTGACGAGGTACGGCTGACGGTCACGGCTTGTGGCGTGTGCGGCACCGACCGTGCGTTCGCCAACGGCGGCTTCCCGAACATGACCTGGCCGCTCACCCTTGGGCACGAAATCGCCGGAACCATAGCCGAACTCGGTGAGGGCGTGGAGGGTTTCGCGGTCGGTGATCGTGTCGCCGTCGGCTGGTTCGGCGGAAACTGCAACCGTTGCGATGCCTGCCGCAGAGGGATCCTCATTCACTGCGCGAACATGAAAGTTCCGAGCTGGCAGTACCCCGGCGGCTACGCGCAGTCGGTGACGGTGCCCGCCAATGCGTTGGC
This window contains:
- a CDS encoding nitronate monooxygenase, which gives rise to MHTPICDELGIEFPIFAFTHCRDVVVAVSKAGGFGVLGAVGFTPEQLEIELNWIDENIGDHPYGVDIVIPNKYEGMDSGQSAEELAETLRKMVPQEHLDFGKKILADHGVPIEDSDGDTLQLLGWTEATATPQVEVALKHPKVKMIANALGTPPADMIKHIHEAGLKVAALCGSPSQARKHADAGVDIIIAQGGEAGGHCGEVGSIVLWPQVVKEVAPVPVLGAGGIGSGQQIAAALALGCQGAWTGSQWLMVEESSNTPVQQAAYVKAGSRDTVRSRSFTGKPARMLRNDWTEAWEKPDNPKPLGMPLQYMVSGMAVRATNRYPNESVDVAFNPVGQVVGQFSKVEKTSTVIERWVQEYLEATNKLDELNEAASV
- a CDS encoding Rv1893 family protein — encoded protein: MAVNPRDAVDAVKDIATNAVEKASDIVENAGDIIRGDLKGGVSGIVENSIDIATHAVERTKEVFTGGKYDVDEVDED
- a CDS encoding cytochrome P450, with translation MSTTETTTGPIPNLPPGFDFTDPDIHAERLPVEELAELRRTAPIWWNEQPDGCGGFDDGGFWVVSKHKDVKEISLRSDVFSSLENTALPRYREGTVREQRETGKYVLLNMDAPQHTHLRKIISRGFTPRAVERLREDLNVRARQIVETAAAEGSGDFVEQVSCELPLQAIAGLMGVPQEERMKLFHWSNQMVGDQDPEFARNDAMGASVELITYAMQMAADRAQNPGEDIVTKLIQADVDGHKLSDDEFGFFVILLAVAGNETTRNSITQGMMAFTDFPDQWELYKRERPATTADEIVRWATPVTSFQRTALEDYELSGVQIKKGQRVVMVYRSANFDEDVFEDPFTFNILRNPNPHVGFGGTGAHYCIGANLARMTIDLMFNAIADAMPDIKSAGKPERLRSGWLNGIKHWQVDYHTNGSGQCPVAH